The region TTGCTACCGCCGCCGCGGCGGCGCTGACGATCGGCGCGAGCGGGCAGGCATTTGCCGCCAAGACGCTGGTCTACTGCTCCGAGGGCAGTCCCGAAAACTTCAACCCGCAGCTCAACACCACCGGCACGTCGTTCGACGCCGCCCGGCCGGTCTATGACCGCCTGGTGGATTTCGTCCCCGGCACGACCGAAACCCGGCCCGGGCTGGCTGAATCCTGGACCGTTTCGGCCGACGGCACGGTCTATGAGTTCAAGCTGCGCAAGGGCGTGAAGTGGCACACCAGCAAGACCTTCACGCCGACGCGCGACTTCAACGCCGACGACGTGCTGTTCTCGTTCAACCGCATGTGGAAGGCCGACCACCCGTATCACGGCGTCTCGGGCGGCGCCTATGATTACTTCGGCGACATGTCCATGCCGGACATCCTGAAGGCGATCGACAAGGTGGACGACTACACCGTCCGCTTCACCCTGCAGAAGCCCAACGCGCCCTTCATCGCCAACCTGGCGATGGACTTCGCCACCATCCTGTCGGCCGAATACGGTGACGTCCTGCTGAAGGCCGGCACGCCCGAGAAGCTGGACCAGGAGCCGATCGGCACCGGCGCCTTCACTTTCGTGCAGTACCAGAAGGATGCCCTGATCCGTTACAAGGCCTTCGACGGCTATTGGGCGGGCAAGGTGAAGCTGGACGCGCTGGTGTTCTCGATCACCCCGGACGCGGCCACCCGCTGGGCCAAGCTGAAGGCCGGCGAATGCCAGATCGCGCCGTATCCCAACCCGCAAGACCTCGAGACCATGAAGAAGACGCCGGGCGTCGTCTTGATGTCGCAGCCGGGCCTCAACGTCGGTTACATGGCCTATAACACCCAGAAGCCGCCGTTCGACAACAAGCTGGTGCGCCAGGCCCTGAACATGGCCATCGACAAGGCGGCGATCATCAAGGCGGTCTACGGCCCCTCGGGCCAGCCCGCGGTGAACCCGATCCCGCCGACCATCTGGTCCTACAACAAGGACATCACCGACTATCCCTACGACCCGGAAAAGGCCAAGGCGCTGCTGGCCCAGGCCGGCGTGACCCTGCCGTTCGAAACCGATGTCTGGGCCATGCCGGTGCAGCGTCCCTACAACCCGGATGCCAAGAAGATCGCCGAACTGATCCAGGCCGACCTGGCCAAGGTCGGCTTCAACGCCAAGATCGTCTCCTATGAATGGGGCGAGTATCGCAAGCGTTGCCAGGCCGGCGAACACCAGATGTGCCAGTTGGGCTGGACCGGCGACAACGGCGATCCCGACAACTTCCTCTACACCCTGGCCTCGTGCGACGCGGCCCGTCCCGGCGGCGGCAACCTCGCCAAGTGGTGCAACAAGGAGTTCGACGACCTCGTCCGCAAGGCCCAGGAAGTGCCCGACCAAGCCGAGCGCACCAAGCTCTACGAGCAGGCCCAGGTGATCTTCCACGAGGAAGCCCCCTGGTTCATCATCGCCCACTCGCTGGTCAACGAGCCGATCAGCGACAAGGTCGTGAACTACAAGCTGAGCCCGCTGGGCAGCCACGAGTTCAAGGAAGTCGACCTGAAGTAAGGCGCCCGCTCAGGGCCCTGGCTGGTTCAGCCGGGGCCCTGAGCCCTCTCCCCTGAGAGGAGAGGGTTGGGTGAGGCGGGAAGCGCCACCGTTGTGCGCAAGCCCACCTCCCCCAACCCCCTCCCCCCAAGGGGCGGAGGGGCTTCAAGAGTTACCTCCCTCAAGGCTCATGCATGCTGAGATTTCTTTCCTCCCGCCTGATCGTCCTCGTCCCGACCCTGTTCGGGGTCATCCTCCTTGCCTTCTTCCTGGTCCGTCAGTTGCACGGCGATGCCGTCGAGGCGCGCGGCGGCGAACGCGGCATCACGGCCGAGCAACTGGCCCAGCGCCGGCACGCCCTGGGCCTGGACAAGCCGATCGTCGAGCAGTTCGTCGATTACCTGGGCCAGGTG is a window of Oleomonas cavernae DNA encoding:
- a CDS encoding ABC transporter substrate-binding protein, which produces MALRSRMRGLLVATAAAAALTIGASGQAFAAKTLVYCSEGSPENFNPQLNTTGTSFDAARPVYDRLVDFVPGTTETRPGLAESWTVSADGTVYEFKLRKGVKWHTSKTFTPTRDFNADDVLFSFNRMWKADHPYHGVSGGAYDYFGDMSMPDILKAIDKVDDYTVRFTLQKPNAPFIANLAMDFATILSAEYGDVLLKAGTPEKLDQEPIGTGAFTFVQYQKDALIRYKAFDGYWAGKVKLDALVFSITPDAATRWAKLKAGECQIAPYPNPQDLETMKKTPGVVLMSQPGLNVGYMAYNTQKPPFDNKLVRQALNMAIDKAAIIKAVYGPSGQPAVNPIPPTIWSYNKDITDYPYDPEKAKALLAQAGVTLPFETDVWAMPVQRPYNPDAKKIAELIQADLAKVGFNAKIVSYEWGEYRKRCQAGEHQMCQLGWTGDNGDPDNFLYTLASCDAARPGGGNLAKWCNKEFDDLVRKAQEVPDQAERTKLYEQAQVIFHEEAPWFIIAHSLVNEPISDKVVNYKLSPLGSHEFKEVDLK